From one Catellatospora sp. IY07-71 genomic stretch:
- a CDS encoding polysaccharide lyase family 1 protein produces the protein MRIDDVVGRRLRRVAAGCALGALLLLAGATPAAATGDPSGPGWWASQLARQPLAANDGWAASGAGTTGGSAADDAHVFVVRDRNALAAAVTGTDPKIVFVEGVVDGLTSAEGNPITCADLADPGYTLESYLAAYDPAVWGRAADPSGPIEQARVRSVAAQRARTEIKVGANTTIVGLGDATLKHVTLMIDGAPNVIVRNLNFQDAADCFPRWRPTDGAEGNWNSEYDLVSVRRSTNVWIDHNTFSDGDNPDSNQPVYFGRPWQVHDGALDITHTSDLVTVSANVFTHHDKTMLIGSSDTVGPDVGKLRVTLRHNVFDGVGQRAPRVRFGQVDVYNNQFRVAEPYDYSVGLGIQSAVYLENNFFTLQDGIPADRVLKDWKGTAVTELGSWGKDGDARPGPLSLLAAYNAVHDPDFGPDAGWTPTLRQHKPLPAFAVPLVTLLSGAGRLGLH, from the coding sequence ATGCGAATAGACGACGTGGTCGGCCGGCGGCTGCGGCGGGTCGCCGCCGGGTGCGCCCTGGGCGCGTTGCTGCTGCTGGCGGGCGCGACGCCCGCGGCGGCCACCGGCGACCCGAGCGGCCCCGGCTGGTGGGCCAGCCAGCTCGCCCGGCAGCCGCTCGCCGCGAACGACGGCTGGGCCGCCTCCGGCGCCGGCACCACGGGCGGCTCGGCCGCCGACGATGCCCACGTGTTCGTGGTGCGCGACCGCAACGCCCTCGCCGCGGCGGTCACCGGCACCGACCCGAAGATCGTCTTCGTGGAGGGTGTCGTCGACGGCCTGACCTCCGCCGAGGGCAACCCGATCACCTGCGCGGACCTCGCCGACCCCGGCTACACGCTGGAGAGCTACCTGGCCGCGTACGACCCGGCGGTGTGGGGCCGCGCGGCCGACCCCAGCGGCCCGATCGAGCAGGCCCGCGTGCGCTCGGTCGCCGCCCAGCGCGCCCGCACCGAGATCAAGGTCGGTGCCAACACCACCATCGTGGGCCTGGGCGACGCCACCCTGAAGCACGTCACCCTGATGATCGACGGCGCGCCGAACGTGATCGTGCGCAACCTGAACTTCCAGGACGCCGCCGACTGCTTCCCCCGCTGGCGGCCCACCGACGGCGCCGAGGGCAACTGGAACTCCGAGTACGACCTGGTCTCGGTGCGGCGCTCGACCAACGTGTGGATCGACCACAACACGTTCAGCGACGGTGACAACCCCGACTCCAACCAGCCGGTGTACTTCGGCCGCCCGTGGCAGGTGCACGACGGCGCGCTCGACATCACGCACACCTCCGACCTGGTCACGGTGTCGGCGAACGTGTTCACCCACCACGACAAGACCATGCTGATCGGCTCCTCGGACACGGTCGGCCCGGACGTCGGCAAGCTGCGGGTCACGCTGCGACACAACGTCTTCGACGGGGTCGGCCAGCGCGCGCCGCGGGTCCGCTTCGGCCAGGTCGACGTGTACAACAACCAGTTCCGCGTCGCCGAGCCCTACGACTACAGCGTCGGCCTGGGCATCCAGTCGGCGGTGTACCTGGAGAACAACTTCTTCACGCTGCAGGACGGCATCCCCGCCGACCGGGTGCTGAAGGACTGGAAGGGCACCGCCGTCACCGAGCTCGGCAGCTGGGGCAAGGACGGCGACGCCCGGCCCGGCCCGCTGAGCCTGCTGGCGGCGTACAACGCGGTGCACGACCCGGACTTCGGTCCCGACGCGGGCTGGACCCCCACCCTGCGCCAGCACAAGCCGCTGCCCGCCTTCGCGGTCCCGCTGGTCACCCTGCTCTCCGGCGCGGGGAGGCTCGGCCTCCACTGA
- a CDS encoding Gfo/Idh/MocA family protein — protein sequence MTTRYAIVGTGARAQMFAQVLTRYGELVALADVNPARIAAQQRRLQAAGVAPAVAYDAADVPEMLAKERIDTLVVCSVDATHDEYIVAALDAGCAVVTEKPMTVDVPKCRRILEAVRRTGGDVKVAFNYRFHPVHEQVRTLLAEGAIGEIGSVHFEWLLDVRHGADYFRRWHRDRAHSGGLLVHKATHHFDLVNWWLGSTPVRVTAEGRLFLYGADGARHGYARDYARAHGSPAAQGDPFALHLADNPNLAELYLDAEAHDGYHRDVNVFAPGTDIEDDMAVLVRYASGATMSYHLTAYAPWEGYRIAFNGSRGRLELEIVESDHVAPGVAGAVKGHSAALHGVEAAAEQGGVSLRLRRYWEPPVDVPVASYDRQGHGGADARMTGVLFNGDTDPLHRSATALDGARSLLTGLAANASIASGRSVDVAALLDLSEWE from the coding sequence ATGACCACGCGGTACGCGATCGTGGGGACCGGGGCTCGTGCGCAGATGTTCGCGCAGGTCCTGACCCGGTACGGCGAGCTGGTGGCGCTCGCCGACGTCAACCCCGCCCGGATCGCGGCGCAGCAGCGCCGGCTGCAGGCCGCGGGTGTTGCGCCCGCTGTCGCATACGACGCCGCCGACGTGCCCGAGATGCTGGCGAAGGAGCGCATCGACACGCTCGTGGTGTGCAGCGTCGACGCGACCCACGACGAGTACATCGTGGCGGCGCTCGACGCCGGCTGCGCCGTGGTCACCGAGAAGCCGATGACGGTCGACGTGCCGAAATGCCGGCGCATCCTGGAGGCCGTGCGGCGCACCGGCGGCGACGTGAAGGTCGCCTTCAACTACCGCTTCCACCCGGTGCACGAGCAGGTGCGCACGCTGCTCGCCGAAGGAGCCATCGGCGAGATCGGCTCGGTGCACTTCGAGTGGCTGCTCGACGTGCGGCACGGCGCGGACTACTTCCGCCGCTGGCACCGCGACCGGGCGCACTCCGGCGGCCTGCTGGTGCACAAGGCGACGCACCACTTCGACCTGGTCAACTGGTGGCTGGGCAGCACCCCGGTGCGGGTCACCGCCGAGGGACGGCTGTTCCTGTACGGCGCGGACGGCGCCCGCCACGGCTACGCCCGCGACTACGCCCGCGCCCACGGCTCCCCGGCGGCGCAGGGCGACCCGTTCGCGCTGCACCTGGCCGACAACCCGAACCTCGCCGAGCTGTACCTCGACGCCGAGGCGCACGACGGCTACCACCGCGACGTCAACGTGTTCGCGCCCGGCACCGACATCGAGGACGACATGGCGGTGCTGGTCCGCTACGCCTCCGGCGCGACGATGAGCTACCACCTCACCGCGTACGCGCCCTGGGAGGGCTACCGGATCGCCTTCAACGGCAGCCGGGGCCGCCTGGAGCTGGAGATCGTCGAGTCCGACCACGTCGCCCCCGGGGTCGCCGGGGCGGTGAAGGGCCACTCGGCGGCGCTGCACGGGGTCGAGGCCGCCGCCGAGCAGGGCGGCGTCTCGCTGCGCCTGCGCCGCTACTGGGAGCCCCCGGTGGACGTGCCGGTGGCCTCGTACGACCGCCAGGGGCACGGCGGCGCGGACGCCCGGATGACCGGGGTGCTCTTCAACGGCGACACCGACCCGCTGCACCGCTCGGCCACGGCGCTCGACGGCGCGCGCTCGCTGCTGACCGGTCTGGCGGCCAACGCCTCGATCGCCTCCGGGCGCAGCGTGGACGTGGCCGCCCTGCTCGATCTTTCAGAATGGGAGTGA
- a CDS encoding pectate lyase, with product MSVSMRAAPRRTRLAAALGAGLTALVVALGVTWSGGTAYAATLFSDDFEDGNSTGWSKSGGSWSVVSDGSQVWRQTGTGADAKAQAGSSWTGQSVSARVKPIAFGNSSRSVGVAARLQSLSNYYSLVLTGGGAVQLRRVSGGGVTTLATLVFPVSTNTWYTLRLDVFGSTLTGFVNNTQLLTATDTTFSSGKIGLMASYASASFDDVTVSDTAGPGNPGSPSPYPPTPSVPPSPSTSPPPPGTCNTGGSPTGFAAVNAWGRSGTTGGAGGPTIEVDTANELISAIAQAGALNICVKGMITLPAGMYNVASHKSIIGVGSASGVTGGGFNIGLPIDDAITSPPANAVQNVIIRNLVFRNASDDSINVQMFSHHVWIDHNDLAQGYDGLIDVKRGSSYVTISWNHTHHHSKNMLLGRDDADDEQDTGRLKVSYHHNWFDETPQRNPRVRYGEPVHIYNNYYFHNTDAGVACQTNAGCMVEGNYFESVEEPITNSYAGPSGRCVARNNVFTGTEPGAPDCSGSVEEPSNYYSYVLDNPNDVKAIVTAGAGVGKI from the coding sequence ATGTCCGTATCCATGCGCGCGGCTCCACGGCGCACCCGTCTCGCCGCCGCTCTCGGCGCCGGCCTGACCGCCCTCGTCGTCGCCCTCGGCGTGACGTGGTCCGGCGGCACCGCGTACGCGGCGACCCTGTTCTCGGACGACTTCGAGGACGGCAACTCGACCGGCTGGTCGAAGTCCGGCGGCAGCTGGTCGGTGGTCTCCGACGGCAGCCAGGTCTGGCGGCAGACCGGCACCGGCGCCGACGCCAAGGCACAGGCCGGCTCGTCCTGGACCGGCCAGTCCGTCTCGGCGCGGGTCAAGCCGATCGCCTTCGGCAACTCGTCCCGCTCGGTCGGCGTCGCCGCCCGGCTGCAGAGCCTGTCCAACTACTACTCGCTGGTGCTGACCGGCGGCGGCGCGGTGCAGCTGCGCCGGGTCTCCGGCGGCGGCGTCACCACGCTGGCCACGCTGGTGTTCCCGGTGTCCACGAACACCTGGTACACGCTGCGGCTGGACGTGTTCGGCTCGACGCTGACCGGCTTCGTCAACAACACCCAGCTGCTCACGGCCACGGACACGACCTTCTCCTCGGGGAAGATCGGCCTGATGGCGTCGTACGCCAGCGCGTCCTTCGACGACGTCACGGTGTCCGACACGGCGGGCCCGGGCAACCCCGGCAGCCCGTCGCCGTACCCGCCGACGCCCTCGGTGCCGCCGTCGCCGAGCACCTCCCCGCCGCCGCCCGGCACCTGCAACACCGGCGGCAGCCCGACCGGCTTCGCGGCCGTGAACGCCTGGGGCCGCAGCGGCACCACCGGCGGCGCGGGCGGCCCGACCATCGAGGTCGACACCGCGAACGAGCTGATCTCGGCGATCGCCCAGGCCGGCGCGCTGAACATCTGCGTCAAGGGCATGATCACGCTGCCCGCCGGCATGTACAACGTGGCCTCGCACAAGTCGATCATCGGCGTGGGCTCGGCCTCCGGCGTCACCGGCGGCGGTTTCAACATCGGCCTGCCGATCGACGACGCGATCACGTCGCCGCCCGCGAACGCGGTGCAGAACGTGATCATCCGCAACCTGGTGTTCCGCAACGCCAGCGACGACTCGATCAACGTGCAGATGTTCTCGCACCACGTCTGGATCGACCACAACGACCTGGCGCAGGGCTACGACGGCCTGATCGACGTCAAGCGCGGCTCGTCGTACGTGACCATCTCGTGGAACCACACCCACCACCACAGCAAGAACATGCTGCTGGGCCGCGACGACGCCGACGACGAGCAGGACACCGGCCGCCTCAAGGTCAGCTACCACCACAACTGGTTCGACGAGACCCCGCAGCGCAACCCGCGGGTGCGCTACGGCGAGCCGGTGCACATCTACAACAACTACTACTTCCACAACACCGACGCGGGCGTGGCCTGCCAGACCAACGCCGGCTGCATGGTCGAGGGCAACTACTTCGAGAGCGTCGAGGAGCCGATCACCAACAGCTACGCCGGCCCGTCCGGCCGCTGCGTCGCGCGCAACAACGTGTTCACCGGCACCGAGCCGGGCGCTCCCGACTGCTCGGGCTCCGTCGAGGAGCCGAGCAACTACTACAGCTACGTGCTCGACAACCCGAACGACGTCAAGGCCATCGTCACGGCCGGCGCGGGTGTCGGAAAGATCTAG
- the uxaC gene encoding glucuronate isomerase: MGVTVDDLLFPAEARTRAIARELYTHARNLPLISPHGHVDPGILADDAPFPDPARLIVVPDHYVTRMLLSQGIPPSELGVPRIDGGPSETDPRLIWRRLAENWHLFRGTPSRLWLEQTFRTVFGIETPFSGQTADRVYDELAAKLAEPQYRPRALFQRFNLEVLATTESPLDDLSRHAKLAADGWGGPGGRVITTFRPDDLVDMDWPGWPDRVVKLGEITGQDTATYEGFLHALAQRRRDFIAAGATCSDHGHPTAATGGMTAAEAKSLFERVVHGGATAAEAEAFRAHMLMEFARMSLDDGLVMQLHPGSSRNHNATLFRTHGRDVGGDIPVATEYTNALRPLLEEFGHDPRFRVVVYTLDEYTFSRELAPLAGGYPAMFIGAPWWFLDAPEALRRWREAVTETAGFYNTAGFVDDTRAYCSIPVRHDVARRVDAGFLARLVAEHRLGLDEAAETIADLAYHLPKKIFRVG; this comes from the coding sequence ATGGGAGTGACCGTGGACGACCTGCTGTTCCCGGCGGAGGCGCGCACCCGGGCGATCGCCCGCGAGCTGTACACGCACGCGCGGAACCTGCCGCTGATCAGCCCGCACGGTCACGTCGACCCGGGCATCCTGGCCGACGACGCGCCGTTCCCCGACCCGGCGCGGCTGATCGTGGTGCCCGACCACTACGTCACCCGGATGCTGCTCAGCCAGGGCATCCCGCCGAGCGAGCTGGGCGTGCCCCGCATCGACGGCGGCCCGTCCGAGACCGACCCGCGCCTGATCTGGCGCCGCCTGGCCGAGAACTGGCACCTGTTCCGGGGTACGCCCTCGCGGCTGTGGCTGGAGCAGACGTTCCGCACCGTCTTCGGCATCGAGACCCCGTTCAGCGGGCAGACGGCGGACCGGGTCTACGACGAGCTGGCCGCGAAGCTGGCCGAGCCGCAGTACCGGCCGCGCGCGCTGTTCCAGCGGTTCAACCTGGAGGTGCTGGCCACCACCGAGTCGCCGCTGGACGACCTGTCCCGGCACGCGAAGCTCGCGGCGGACGGCTGGGGCGGCCCCGGCGGGCGCGTGATCACCACGTTCCGCCCGGACGACCTGGTGGACATGGACTGGCCCGGCTGGCCCGACCGGGTGGTCAAGCTGGGTGAGATCACCGGCCAGGACACCGCGACGTACGAGGGCTTCCTGCACGCGCTGGCCCAGCGGCGGCGCGACTTCATCGCGGCCGGGGCGACCTGCTCCGACCACGGGCACCCGACCGCGGCCACCGGCGGGATGACCGCGGCCGAGGCGAAGTCGCTGTTCGAGCGGGTGGTGCACGGCGGCGCGACGGCGGCCGAGGCCGAGGCGTTCCGCGCGCACATGCTGATGGAGTTCGCCCGGATGTCGCTGGACGACGGCCTCGTCATGCAGCTGCACCCGGGTTCGTCGCGCAACCACAACGCCACGCTGTTCCGCACGCACGGGCGCGACGTCGGCGGGGACATCCCGGTGGCCACCGAGTACACCAACGCGCTGCGGCCGCTGCTGGAGGAGTTCGGGCACGACCCGCGCTTCCGGGTGGTCGTGTACACGCTGGACGAGTACACGTTCAGCCGCGAGCTGGCCCCGCTGGCCGGCGGCTACCCGGCCATGTTCATCGGCGCCCCGTGGTGGTTCCTCGACGCGCCGGAGGCGCTGCGCCGCTGGCGGGAGGCGGTCACCGAGACCGCGGGCTTCTACAACACCGCCGGGTTCGTCGACGACACCCGCGCGTACTGCTCGATCCCGGTCCGGCACGACGTGGCCCGGCGGGTCGACGCGGGCTTCCTTGCGCGCCTGGTCGCCGAGCACCGCCTCGGCCTCGACGAGGCCGCCGAGACCATCGCCGACCTGGCGTACCACCTGCCCAAGAAGATCTTCCGAGTAGGGTGA
- a CDS encoding Gfo/Idh/MocA family protein: MTATSVALIGANGHGMYHRRQLAELAEAGVAVRLVGLADTREVQEAPAGVPVYTDHRALLDEVKPQVVIVCTPPHTHLALTRDALRAGADVLLEKPPVLDRAEHEALTAAEAETGRVVQVGFQALASPALVRLRAAVVGGALGAVRHISVLGCWKRDDAYWARSPWSGRRTVDGRPSLDGALANPFAHAVMQALSVLDAPVERVEVDWLRVRPIEVEDTATLRITLAGGVTVLVAVTLAGEGFVDGDLTVYGERGDAELGFREDLLRLPGEAAAVQVTGRRTLLENLLAHRSDGEPLLAPLSRTAPFTAVLERLRAAPPPYQVAEEALDVADGHRTLRGVNTVLARCAARGALMNELSRPWSATVPGGTANG, from the coding sequence ATGACGGCGACGTCGGTCGCGCTGATCGGCGCGAACGGGCACGGCATGTACCACCGGCGGCAGCTCGCGGAGCTGGCCGAGGCGGGCGTGGCGGTGCGGCTGGTGGGGCTCGCGGACACGCGCGAGGTGCAGGAGGCGCCGGCCGGGGTGCCCGTCTACACCGACCACCGGGCGCTGCTGGACGAGGTCAAGCCGCAGGTGGTCATCGTCTGCACGCCGCCGCACACGCATCTCGCGCTGACCCGGGACGCGCTGCGGGCCGGGGCGGACGTGCTGCTGGAGAAGCCGCCCGTGCTCGACAGGGCGGAGCACGAGGCGCTCACGGCGGCGGAGGCCGAGACCGGCCGGGTGGTCCAGGTGGGCTTCCAGGCGCTGGCCTCGCCGGCGCTGGTCCGCCTGCGCGCGGCGGTCGTGGGCGGCGCGCTCGGCGCGGTCCGGCACATCTCCGTGCTCGGCTGCTGGAAGCGCGACGACGCCTACTGGGCCCGCTCGCCGTGGTCGGGCCGGCGCACCGTGGACGGCCGCCCGTCGCTGGACGGGGCGCTGGCCAACCCGTTCGCGCACGCGGTGATGCAGGCGCTGTCGGTGCTGGACGCGCCGGTCGAGCGGGTCGAGGTGGACTGGCTGCGGGTACGCCCGATCGAGGTCGAGGACACCGCGACGCTGCGCATCACGCTGGCGGGCGGGGTGACCGTGCTGGTCGCGGTGACGCTGGCGGGCGAGGGCTTCGTCGACGGGGACCTCACCGTGTACGGCGAGCGCGGCGACGCCGAGCTGGGCTTCCGCGAGGACCTGCTGCGGCTGCCGGGTGAGGCGGCGGCGGTGCAGGTCACGGGCCGCCGCACCCTGCTGGAGAACCTGCTGGCCCACCGGTCGGACGGCGAGCCGCTGCTGGCGCCGCTGTCCCGCACCGCGCCGTTCACCGCCGTGCTCGAGCGGCTGCGGGCGGCGCCGCCGCCCTACCAGGTCGCCGAGGAGGCGCTCGACGTGGCCGACGGGCACCGGACGCTGCGCGGGGTGAACACCGTACTGGCCCGCTGCGCCGCTCGGGGAGCCCTCATGAACGAGCTTTCCCGGCCGTGGTCTGCAACGGTTCCGGGCGGGACTGCAAACGGCTGA
- a CDS encoding enolase C-terminal domain-like protein, whose amino-acid sequence MKIIDAKVHDVRFPTAAAGDGSDAINRGDYSAAYVELHTDAGIFGAGFTFTNGRGNEIACAAIRALSYHVVGKTLEELFADPVTFWRSLSADVQLRWLGPEKGVIHMATGALVNAVWDLRAKAEGKPMWRLLAEMPAEELVNNVDFHHISDAITREEALALLADDGGYAERLAVLERDGFPSYTTSVGWLGYPDEQVRELTRAAYAQGWRAMKMKVGGPIEDDIRRARLIRAEIGPDALLMMDANQVWDVDEAIANMKVLAEVDPYWIEEPTHADDVLGHAAVARAVNPIRVATGEVAANRVIFKQLMQANAIQVCQIDACRVGGVNEVLSILLMAAKFGVPVCPHAGGVGLCEYVQHLSVFDYLRLGRSLDGRMVEYVAHLHEHFEDPITVVDGRYRLPAQPGYSVTFKPESIAQYSFPDGPVWR is encoded by the coding sequence ATGAAAATCATCGACGCCAAGGTGCACGACGTACGCTTCCCGACCGCGGCGGCCGGCGACGGCTCCGACGCGATCAACCGGGGCGACTACTCCGCCGCGTACGTGGAGCTGCACACCGACGCCGGAATCTTCGGCGCGGGCTTCACCTTCACCAACGGGCGCGGCAACGAGATCGCCTGCGCGGCGATCCGGGCCCTGTCGTACCACGTGGTCGGTAAGACGCTGGAGGAGCTGTTCGCCGACCCGGTGACGTTCTGGCGCTCGCTGTCGGCCGACGTGCAGCTGCGCTGGCTCGGGCCGGAGAAGGGCGTCATCCACATGGCGACCGGCGCGCTGGTCAACGCGGTGTGGGACCTGCGGGCCAAGGCCGAGGGCAAGCCGATGTGGCGCCTGCTGGCCGAGATGCCGGCCGAGGAGCTGGTGAACAACGTCGACTTCCACCACATCTCCGACGCGATCACCCGCGAGGAGGCGCTGGCGCTGCTCGCCGACGACGGCGGCTACGCCGAGCGGCTGGCGGTGCTGGAGCGCGACGGGTTCCCGTCGTACACCACCTCGGTGGGCTGGCTGGGCTACCCCGACGAGCAGGTGCGCGAGCTGACCCGCGCGGCGTACGCGCAGGGCTGGCGGGCCATGAAGATGAAGGTCGGCGGCCCGATCGAGGACGACATCCGCCGCGCCCGGCTCATCCGGGCGGAGATCGGCCCGGACGCGCTGCTGATGATGGACGCCAACCAGGTCTGGGACGTGGACGAGGCGATCGCCAACATGAAGGTGCTGGCGGAGGTGGACCCGTACTGGATCGAGGAGCCGACGCACGCCGACGACGTGCTGGGCCACGCGGCCGTGGCGCGCGCGGTGAACCCCATCCGGGTGGCCACCGGCGAGGTCGCCGCCAACCGGGTCATCTTCAAGCAGCTCATGCAGGCGAACGCGATCCAGGTGTGCCAGATCGACGCGTGCCGGGTCGGCGGCGTCAACGAGGTGCTGTCCATCCTGCTGATGGCGGCCAAGTTCGGCGTGCCGGTGTGCCCGCACGCGGGCGGCGTCGGGCTGTGTGAGTACGTGCAGCACCTGTCGGTCTTCGACTACCTGCGGCTGGGCCGCTCGCTGGACGGGCGCATGGTGGAGTACGTCGCGCACCTGCACGAGCACTTCGAGGACCCGATCACCGTGGTCGACGGCCGCTACCGGCTGCCCGCCCAGCCCGGCTACTCGGTGACGTTCAAGCCGGAGTCGATCGCGCAGTACAGCTTCCCGGACGGCCCCGTATGGCGATGA
- a CDS encoding LacI family DNA-binding transcriptional regulator produces MPATIRDVARASGVHVSTVSRAFSAPQLVNAETRAHVLAAAEELGYRPNRAARALITGRTHNIGLIVADIANPFFPPLIKAAESHARGRDYHVFVADTNEDAGVEEELVLALAKQVDGVLLCSPRMSNTQIEQLSREVPLVVVNRPVPGLPAVVMDVAQGARLAVEHLVSLGHRSIALLGGPRGSWTNREIRRSATLAARTAGAELVVIGPNPPTEESGSAAADAVLRAGVSAVLAYNDLMAVGLIDALDHRGVKVPDQISVVGIDDTALSRRTRPMLTTVATPTAAAGRAAVDMLLQHGDDRRTTALVTLQTELVIRDSSGPGPHRTAGPGGRHQPPVDGVASESRE; encoded by the coding sequence GTGCCGGCCACAATCCGCGACGTCGCCCGAGCAAGTGGCGTGCACGTCTCCACCGTGTCGCGTGCCTTCAGCGCACCGCAGCTGGTGAACGCCGAGACCCGGGCGCACGTCCTCGCGGCGGCCGAAGAGCTCGGCTACCGCCCCAACCGGGCGGCCCGCGCGCTCATCACCGGGCGCACCCACAACATCGGGCTGATCGTGGCGGACATCGCCAACCCGTTCTTCCCGCCGCTCATCAAGGCGGCGGAGAGCCATGCGCGCGGCCGCGACTACCACGTCTTCGTCGCCGACACCAACGAGGACGCCGGCGTCGAGGAGGAGCTGGTGCTCGCCCTCGCCAAGCAGGTCGACGGCGTGCTGCTGTGCAGCCCGCGCATGAGCAACACCCAGATCGAGCAGCTGTCCCGCGAGGTCCCGCTGGTCGTGGTCAACCGGCCGGTGCCGGGCCTGCCCGCGGTCGTGATGGACGTCGCGCAGGGCGCCCGCCTGGCGGTGGAGCACCTGGTGAGCCTCGGCCACCGCTCGATCGCCCTGCTGGGCGGCCCGCGCGGCTCGTGGACCAACCGGGAGATCCGCCGGTCGGCCACCCTGGCCGCCCGCACCGCCGGGGCCGAGCTGGTGGTCATCGGCCCCAACCCGCCCACCGAGGAGAGCGGGTCGGCCGCGGCCGACGCCGTGCTGCGGGCCGGCGTCAGCGCCGTGCTCGCGTACAACGACCTCATGGCCGTGGGCCTCATCGACGCGCTCGACCACCGCGGGGTCAAGGTCCCGGATCAGATCAGCGTCGTCGGCATAGACGACACCGCGCTGAGCCGGCGCACCCGCCCCATGTTGACGACGGTGGCCACCCCTACGGCGGCCGCCGGACGGGCGGCCGTCGACATGCTGCTCCAGCATGGCGACGACCGCCGCACCACCGCACTGGTAACGCTCCAGACCGAGTTGGTCATCCGCGACTCGTCAGGCCCGGGCCCGCATCGCACTGCGGGCCCGGGCGGACGGCATCAGCCGCCCGTTGACGGTGTCGCTTCCGAGAGCAGGGAGTGA
- a CDS encoding mannitol dehydrogenase family protein, whose translation MTTSATRLGRATLSRLPADSRPAVLPGDVRAGVLHLGLGAFFRAHQAVYIEAAMAASGGDWGIVAVAPRSRDVLEALRAQDHLYSVVTLDGAASRTRAIGALTGTVHAASDPGSVVAHLADPAIRVVTLTVTEKAYVPDSAVTRLLVDGLAARRRADAGPITLLSCDNLPSNGVVLGRLLAGVIPDELRDWYATSVRCPSSMVDRIVPATTPALLATAERDLGVADLAAVVGEPFSQWVIEDDFAGAHPDWAAAGAVLTGDVTPWEHLKLRALNGVHSTLAYLGALAGCEYIADALALPGMTELLRRYVATEVAASMTPPDGVTVAGYGDAALERFANAALGHRCLQVAMDGTQKLPQRALSVLNTVPDPALATLILAAWARFAEGTADSGQELPLNDPRATEVRADPSTEALFGEGGVLPVPDPARRRMIERWRSELATHGAADLVRRAAA comes from the coding sequence ATGACCACCTCGGCGACCCGGCTCGGCCGGGCGACGCTGTCGCGGCTGCCCGCCGACAGCCGCCCGGCCGTGCTGCCGGGCGACGTCCGGGCCGGGGTGCTGCACCTTGGCCTGGGCGCCTTCTTCCGCGCCCACCAGGCCGTCTACATCGAGGCGGCGATGGCCGCGTCCGGCGGGGATTGGGGCATCGTCGCGGTCGCGCCGCGCTCGCGGGACGTGCTGGAGGCGCTGCGCGCGCAGGACCACCTCTACAGCGTGGTCACGCTCGACGGCGCCGCCTCGCGGACCCGTGCGATCGGCGCGCTGACCGGCACGGTGCACGCCGCCAGCGACCCCGGCTCGGTCGTCGCGCACCTGGCCGATCCGGCGATCCGGGTGGTGACGCTGACCGTGACGGAGAAGGCGTACGTGCCCGACTCGGCGGTGACGCGGCTGCTGGTGGACGGGCTGGCCGCGCGCCGCCGCGCCGACGCGGGGCCGATCACGCTGCTCAGCTGCGACAACCTGCCGTCCAACGGGGTGGTGCTGGGCCGCCTGCTGGCGGGGGTGATCCCCGACGAGCTGCGCGACTGGTACGCCACGTCGGTGCGCTGCCCGTCCAGCATGGTCGACCGGATCGTGCCCGCCACCACGCCCGCGCTGCTGGCCACGGCCGAGCGTGACCTCGGCGTGGCCGACCTCGCCGCCGTCGTGGGGGAGCCGTTCTCCCAGTGGGTGATCGAGGACGACTTCGCCGGGGCCCACCCGGACTGGGCGGCGGCGGGCGCGGTGCTCACCGGCGACGTCACGCCCTGGGAGCACCTGAAGCTGCGCGCCCTCAACGGCGTGCACAGCACCCTGGCGTACCTGGGCGCGCTGGCCGGCTGCGAGTACATCGCCGACGCGCTGGCCCTGCCCGGCATGACCGAGCTGCTGCGCCGCTACGTCGCCACCGAGGTCGCGGCGTCGATGACCCCGCCGGACGGGGTCACCGTGGCCGGGTACGGCGACGCGGCGCTGGAGCGCTTCGCCAACGCGGCCCTGGGCCACCGCTGCCTCCAGGTGGCGATGGACGGCACGCAGAAGCTGCCGCAGCGAGCGCTGTCCGTGCTCAACACGGTCCCCGACCCGGCCCTGGCCACGCTGATCCTGGCCGCCTGGGCCCGGTTCGCCGAGGGCACGGCCGACAGCGGCCAGGAGCTGCCGCTGAACGACCCGCGCGCCACCGAGGTCCGCGCGGACCCGAGCACGGAGGCGTTGTTCGGCGAGGGCGGCGTGCTGCCCGTCCCCGATCCCGCCCGCCGCAGGATGATCGAGAGATGGCGTTCCGAACTGGCCACCCACGGCGCCGCGGACCTGGTCCGGCGGGCCGCGGCGTGA